Sequence from the Pseudomonas sp. LS.1a genome:
GGGGCCAGCATGCGCTGGCCGGCACCGTTGGCACCGAATGCCGGCAGTGTGCTGAAGGGTAGGTTGAACGGCCAGAGCAGTGCGGACGCCATCCGCCAAAGCCAATGAGCTCGCGCCTGAATGCCGAGCAGGGCCCAGGGAGGACCTGGCAATGGTTGGAAACCGTGTGTGAGGTGGCTGACGGCGGCGATGCACCGCTGGTGCCTGGGGCTGGCCCTGGTCGGCTCTGGCCTGGTGCTGGCCGACGACCTGCCGCCACCGCCTACGGAGCTGTCCGCCATCGCCGACGCCACGCTGTACCTCGAGCTGCTGGTGAACCAGATGCCCAAGGCTGAACTGGTGCCGGTGCAGCAGCGCGCCGGGCAGTTGTACCTGGACAGCGAGGTGTTGCGCGGGGCCGGTGTCTCGCTGCCGGGCAACCCCCAGGGCGAGGTGGCGCTGGAGGCCATCGCGGGGCTGCACGCCGACTACGACAGCCAGAACCAGCGCCTGCTGCTGCAAGTGCCGCCGGCCTGGCTGCCCGACCAGCAACTGGGCGACCGCAACCTGTACACGGCCAGCGATGCGCGCAGCAGTTTCGGCGCGTTGTTCAACTACGACCTGTACCTCAACGACACCGATGACGGCGGCAGCTACCTGGCAGCCTGGAACGAACTGCGCCTGTTCGACAGCTGGGGTACGTTCTCCAGCACCGGGCAGTGGCGCCAGTCGTTCAATGGTGCGCCGGCCGACGACACGCGCCAGGGCTTCTTGCGTTACGACACCACCTGGCGCTTCACCGACGAGCAGCGCCTGCTGACCTACGAAGCCGGTGACCTGGTGACCGGCGCCTTGCCCTGGACCAGCTCGGTGCGGGTCGGTGGCCTGCAGCTATCGCGCGATTTCGCTGTGCGCCCCGACCTGGTCACCTACCCGTTGCCGGCGTTCTCCGGTGAAGCCGCGGTCCCGACCTCGCTGGACCTGTTCATCAATGGCTACAAGTCCAGCACCACCGAGTTGCAGCCGGGCCCCTACACACTGACCAACGTGCCGTTCATCAACGGCGCCGGGGAAGCGGTGGTGGTCACCACCGATGCCCTTGGTCGGCAGGTGTCGACCACTTTGCCGTTCTACGTCACCAGCAGCCTGCTGCAGCAGGGCCTGGCGGATTATTCGGTGGCAGCCGGTAGCCTGCGCCGCGACTACGGAGTGCGCGATTTTGCCTATGGCCCAGGGGTTGCCTCGGCCAGCCTGCGCTACGGGGTCAGCGACATCCTCACCCTGGAGACCCATGCCGAAACTGCCGAATCGCTGATGCTGGGCGGCCTGGGCGGCAACCTGCGCCTGGGCAACTTCGGCGTGCTCAACGCTGCCTTGGCGCAGAGCCGGTTCGACGGCGACAAGGGCCACCAGGTCGCCCTCGGCTACCAATACAACAGCCAGCGCATCGGCTTCAGCTACCAGCGCCTGCAACGCCATGGCGACTACGCCGACCTGACCCGGGTCGACAGCCAGGACATACAGCTGAGCCAGCGCAGCGAACAGGTCACGTTGAGCCTGAACCTGAACGAATACGGCAACATCGGTGCCGGCTACTTCGATGTGCGCGCCGGCGACGGCACGCGTACCCGGCTGATCAACCTGAGCTACAGCAGGCCGCTGTGGGGGAACAGCAGCGTGTACCTGTCGGCCAACCGTGAAGTGGGGGACAGCCAGTGGGCGGTGCAGGCACAACTGGTGATCCCGTTCGACCTGCACGGCACCTTGGCCCTGGGCATGGAGCGCAGCCAGGAAGGCGAGACCTTGCAGCGGGTCAACTACAGCCGCGCGACGCCGGTGGGTGGTGGTTTCGGGTACAACCTGGGTTATGCCGCCGGTAGCGAGCGCGATGCTTACCGCCAGGCCGATGTCACCTGGCGCCTGCAGTCGGTGCAGTTGCAGGCCGGTGTGTATGGCAGCAGTGGCGAAATGACCCGCTGGGCCGACGCCAGTGGTTCGCTGGTGTGGATGGATGCCGGGCTGTTCGCTGCCAACCGTATCGACGATGCCTTCGTGGTGGTCAGCACCGGTGGCTACGCCGATGTGCCGGTGCGCTATGAAAACCAGGAAGTAGGCCGCACCGATGCCGACGGCCACCTGCTGGTGCCGTACGGCAGCGGTTACTACCGCGGCAAGTACGAGATCGACCCCATGGACCTGCCGCCGGACATCCTCGCGCCGGAAGTGGAACAGCGGGTGGCGGTGCGCCGGGGCAGCGGCTACTTGCTGGAGTTCCCGCTCAGGCGCGTGCTGGCGGCCAGTGTCGAACTGGTGGACGCTGACCGGCAGGCGCTCAAGCTGGGCAGCCGTGTCACCCATGCTGAAAGTGGCGGCCAGGCTGTAGTCGGTTGGGATGGCCTGGTGTACCTGGAGAACCTGGCGGCGCATAACCGCCTGCAGGTGGAGCTGGAAG
This genomic interval carries:
- a CDS encoding fimbria/pilus outer membrane usher protein — encoded protein: MHRWCLGLALVGSGLVLADDLPPPPTELSAIADATLYLELLVNQMPKAELVPVQQRAGQLYLDSEVLRGAGVSLPGNPQGEVALEAIAGLHADYDSQNQRLLLQVPPAWLPDQQLGDRNLYTASDARSSFGALFNYDLYLNDTDDGGSYLAAWNELRLFDSWGTFSSTGQWRQSFNGAPADDTRQGFLRYDTTWRFTDEQRLLTYEAGDLVTGALPWTSSVRVGGLQLSRDFAVRPDLVTYPLPAFSGEAAVPTSLDLFINGYKSSTTELQPGPYTLTNVPFINGAGEAVVVTTDALGRQVSTTLPFYVTSSLLQQGLADYSVAAGSLRRDYGVRDFAYGPGVASASLRYGVSDILTLETHAETAESLMLGGLGGNLRLGNFGVLNAALAQSRFDGDKGHQVALGYQYNSQRIGFSYQRLQRHGDYADLTRVDSQDIQLSQRSEQVTLSLNLNEYGNIGAGYFDVRAGDGTRTRLINLSYSRPLWGNSSVYLSANREVGDSQWAVQAQLVIPFDLHGTLALGMERSQEGETLQRVNYSRATPVGGGFGYNLGYAAGSERDAYRQADVTWRLQSVQLQAGVYGSSGEMTRWADASGSLVWMDAGLFAANRIDDAFVVVSTGGYADVPVRYENQEVGRTDADGHLLVPYGSGYYRGKYEIDPMDLPPDILAPEVEQRVAVRRGSGYLLEFPLRRVLAASVELVDADRQALKLGSRVTHAESGGQAVVGWDGLVYLENLAAHNRLQVELEGGGHCQVAFDLPEAQGSIPLIGPLVCK